CCAATTAAGAAAGTGCCGCAAGAGTAAGAGGGAAGCTTTCTCTAAAGGGGCATGCTTTCTCTTAGGCACAATTCGAGAAGTAGGACAGATCAAGCAACACAAGAAACGAATAATCAACGCATTCTCGTGCACTTTGGGAGTGCCCAGTTGACTCACTTGACAGTTCGTCTCGTTTTCTTTCCGTTTCTTTCTAACAGAGCACAGCGAAAAGCAGAGGAGAAGGTAAATGACCAACAAGCGAGATCAAGCTCAACTTCGACAaagaagcaagcaagcaagaagAAGGAGACAGACGGTATGAGGAGGGCAGAGCGGAAATGCCGGCGAAAACGAGATTACTTAACggggttttaaggagagttaaGCGTCGGGATTGATTTCCTTGAAGGTGGTGGGGAAGCTCTCCCCATCCAAATGGCTGCCACCGACCAGTCGTCCACTTTGACAGAGAACGTAGAGGGGCAATGAAGACATTCTGGCCGGCGAAGTACAGTTGTCAACTCAGACATCGGGTTCAACATTTTTAGCATTATCCACGTTATTTTCATGTACCATATGGCAACTTGTCTGGCATAAGTCCGCAGGCATTTTTTTGTCTGGTTTTACTTGTTTGTATTTTCCTTTGATTGATGTGACATTAGCGCTTCACAGGTCCAGAACCCTTGCAGCAAGATAATCCCATTTACAAAACAATAAGAACTTCCACGACGGGATTCTGAAATAAGATGCTATTAACTTTCCGACAGGCGCGTTGCGTAATTATCGTGTCATTCGGCAAGCTTGTCGCGCGGAATAAACAAAATCACTCGAGTACTGCTCCGGGATTCTATAAAAAGCTCTCAACTATACATATGATTGtatcatcaaaagaaaaatcagttCTTTATGGAAGATAATTAGGGTAAAGACTCAAAAGGTATGAACTTTGTCCAGCCATTTTTTAATGATGTGATTGTCAAGGGAAGGCCTAAGCTTTGTTCAACTTGAAGGATGGCTGATGAGCAGCAGCCAGAGGAAAACGTTCAAGAACAGGTGCATTGCACTTGCACTTGCACATGCAAATCATGTTTTTATATTCTATTGTGATGATGACAGGATCATACAGCTATTCCAACCTTCTGGAAAAAGGATATGCAGGACCAGCTTTTGTTGTTTGGATTCTTATACTACCACCAGGCCAATACTCCTTTTCAATTTTGGTGGTTATAAGTTTTAACTGTCTTTTAGACTTCCAACTCAGATTTACCTAGAATTTACCGGTAACAGTTCCTTGTTCATCGTGGTGTATAGACTCAATCTGAGCAGAGAGCAAGATGTGTTAAGCATGGCACGGTAACAAGGGATCTAAAGGGTGACAAAAAGGAACAACATTTCATTGATGTATAGACTCAATCTGAGCAGAGAGCAAGATGTGTTAAGTGTGGCACGGTAACAAGTGATCGAAAGGGTGACAAAAAGGAACAACATTTCATTGATGCGCAGTGATATAACAATAGGAATTGGATAAATTTCAGCAGACGACACATCCAGAATCTGGGCTTCCAAGGTAAGGGAACAAAGTCTGAATCCATTCGCCAAGCAATCGTATCTGCACTCCATAGAGATAACAGAACAGAAGGCATCATTGTGAGCATGgatctttcaaaatgatcaacgATTACTTGTGGCGGAAATTAACCAAATGACCCTTGATGGATATTGCCTAATAGCATTGGGTCATTAAACTAATTTTATGCAGCTGATCAAGCTAAAGCTCAAACTTTTTTAAGAATGACTGACAAATATCTAATATTTCTGCAATTTCATCAATAGATACCTCAATTCCAGCCAAGCCTGTAGCATTAATATTAGTCCTATCTTGGTCAAATGAGTAAAATTGACGAACATATGTCTCAATGCTAGATTTATTGACGAACATTTGTCTCAATGCTAGATTTATCTCCTCCATAATTTTAAGCAGAATTTGGAAGTTGGTGAGCAAAGGCAATAGGAAACCGTGGTGAGAACCAATTTCCAGCAAACTGTGGTTTCATACCTTTTGGACTTATAGACATAATGGAGTGACTTAAGATCTGGAAAAGGAAATAATCACTCTACAACATACTTGCAGCTGGCTAGGAACTTCGCTCCTGGAGGAGTCAGAACCTCGCATCAGCGGGTGGTGAACCAGTGTAGCTGACTCGAACTTCTTGGGGAAGCAGACGGTATTTGATACCGAGTTTCTCGAAGATCCTCTTCAGCTCCCACATGAGCTCAGATCTCCGGATGTTCCTGTCTCCAgggttttggaaatttattgtGTGAGTGACGTGTAGAGTCATCTTCAACTTGTTCAGGTCTTCAATCTCGTTAAACACGATGCTGTGATCCTTCTTCCAATAGTGAGATCTATCTTCCAAGTACCTGATTTTTTTCACCCAAGGAATGCCATTCCATCAGAAACTTGTACACAATTGTATGGAAGAAGAATTCAGCAATGCTAATGAAATTTGCCTCGTGTAAATTCTCTGCATTCTTTATGAACAGAAGAAAGCATAATCACCAATAAACGATGTTTCTGGAACTTCAAGGTACAGCTTCAAAAGCCAAACGGCACATCCTCGCATTAACTTTTAGTTCACACAAGTTAATTGAATCGCCATCTCAAACTCGTAGAGTTTCTCTCTTTACTCAGCAGATTGTCCCTCTCTGTATTACGCACGTACTGAGAAATGCTTTTCAATTTAGACCACATGATTATGTCTGGTCACGCCAGTCTACATGGCTTATCAGGCATGAAAATGCAAACTTTGGTGCCTCGTTAAAGAGGTTCAGGAGTAGTAGGCAACATACCCTTTTACTTCATCTCTTAAAGCAGTAATGCTGTCATGCGAAGTGGAGAAATCAACTGTGAACTCCACGGAATCACTCATGTTGGGGCTCCTGTAGAAATTGCTGATGGGTTTGGTGGACAGAACTGAATTTGGGTAGAATATCATCTCGCCGTCATTTCTCACGAAGACTGTTGTCAGGATATTCATCTCTTCGACTACCATCTATGAGGAGTTAGAACTATTAGGCAAAGCATTGTATCAGCTCAGCCTAATCATGGAAAGTCTTAGGATTAGTAATTCACCTGCACTCCGTCGATGACACAACGGTCACCAACATCATAAGGATTCATCACGAAAACAAAAATGATGGCTTCGAACACTGTTTTGGCTGTGTTCCCAAACATAAATGCTACAACCAAAACCTGGGATGAAATGAAGACGAGTACTTGCGTCGTCAAAACTCCCATCATAAGTAACGATACGATAATGATCACGACCAGCACAACTGCTGAAACAAGCCTGTTCAGCTCCTCGATGGCTGTTTTCGTGTCGTTCAAGCTGTAGGCGAGGGACTTCCTTTCAAGGTAAACGCTCACCTGCAGACATAAACTATGTAAATAGGTTCTTAGGAATGTACTCATCTAAATGTTGGACTCCGACCGAGCCAAAAGTTTTCTGATTCTTTTATTTCCAAAAGGCAGGAGACCTAATCTAATTCTGAAGCATGGAATTGTGGTTGAGCATTCACTGGGGCAATGGCCCACTGATTATCCACAATCTATTCAAATGCTTCAACAACACTGTAAGATTGAGATATAGCACACCTGACTGTTCTGGGATCATCAGAATTTGGACGAGAAAAGCATGAAGCTTCCTAACAGAACATATTATCAATCTAGCAAGACTAACCAGCCAGTCCTTTAAAGATGACCTATAGATCCGTCTAGTTTTTGCCGCTCCATGAACCAAATGGATGAATTTGTCAACATCTTCCTTCTTCATGAAGCGCAAGAGGTCCTTCTCTTCAATGTACCTGGCATCGACATAAAGCAGGTGCTCTTGAGATATCTCTAAGCTAAGGTTTATCTGGAACGCAAGGGAAGTGTGTGGCAGCATAATTTCTTCTTACTCATGTCCAGACTTCTTGGTGACATTCTTGAATATCTCGTCAGCAGCTGCCATTGCTTCTGATTGACTAGTGATCTCCGTATTTTGTTGCTCTGCGTCCTCATCACAACATTGATCAAGGCTTCCAACAAGAGTTGAAGTCCCTAAGGATGAGTCGCTGATGACATTAACCAACCCTTTCATCGTCCACGCAGAAATTTGATTCCGGTCTATCTTACTCAGCTTCTCTACATCAATGACCTCCTCTAGCTTCTTCGCCACTCCTTTGATGTACTTGAAGCTGAGCCGCCCGTAGAGCTTGTCTTCCTGTTCCATCAAAGGCGGGCCTGAAAGGGTCTTGACTATGTAGTGGTGAAAGAGAGATTCTTGGATGCGATCAAAGAACCTCTTGCATTGAAAAGAAGACGCTAGTAATTTTATCGCCAGTGTTTTGACAAGCCATATAGCAGCTCCAACAACACAAGAAGCGAGAGCCATCGTCACATAATGTAGAGTCTCCGTCTCTTGCATCGATCGCTTCACTCCATAGTTCATCAGCAAAACCCACACCAAAAGAATGAAAAGCAGCCAGGTAAACGTTTGGACACTGTCCTTCAATCCATAGACGAAGTACAGGACCTTCTGTTTGAGCAAATACTCCTTCTCAATCAAGAAAACCAGTGTGTTAATCAACCAGTCAGTCACCAACCTACCACAAAAGATCGCCAACACCTGCACACACCATTTCCACAGCTCCAAGTGCCAAATCTCTGTATTTTTCAGCTTGCGAACGGTTAAACTCGCGATCAGAAGTCCCATGATGCACACAAATGCCGCCAACTCAATCCAGATAATAATCTTGATGAATTTCTTGCCAGCCATCTCTCGGACCTTCGAATTTGCAGCCTTGTACACATGCTCATCATCTTCCACCTCTGCAGCCTTCCAAGGAGGCGTTTGACCCACGTTCCGCATGGATTTCACACTGTCTTTAGTGGCGTTAGCGCTTGCATCGCTGTAAGGCGAACCCATACTAGGCGAACTCTCTGAATTCTTCAGTTGGGTAATGTCCTTAACTGAAGCAACAACACTGTGCCATGATGGTTCTTCAAATCTTGATCTCCGCTTCGACATCAATGGACTCGGGGAGAACTTCTTTGTAGCTGAATAACCAGTGGGATTTACGCGAGGCCTACTCGGAGTTGGGCCGGATTGAGTGACTCCTTGAGCAGAACTCTGTCCTACTGATTGGAAATTCTTAGCATCTCTTGGATCAAGATTGGATCTTGACGAAGAACCTCTGGTTTGGTACTCACTACCAGGGATCCTAACAACTACTTCGTCTGTTCCTTTCTTCTCTAGCAAACTTCTCCTTTCTTCCATGACGAATGCTCCACCCCCAATTAACCATGCAAAATCTAAGCTAAGCTCAAGCTTTTTGCCTCTAAATATCTGGACTTTAACATGAAGATGAAAGCTTTAGCTGAAGCAATGAAGGAGATTTGCAGGATTTAAACTGACAGAGAAGAGGTTTCATCTTTGCTCCAGCCAAAGGTCCATAGGGAATGTTGTTATAGATGGCTCGTTCGTTGTCAAAAACTTCACATGATTCAAAAGCTCGATCaaagtaaaaaagagaaaaataaggaGTCAAAGTGCGTGAAATGCGAgattttgaaagaaagaaattgtaaAACTCACTCGAAACGAACTCTTAAATTCCACACGTGCCGAGAATCAGCGGAATCCATGTTGGAACGTTGGACATCGCccggaaaaattgtccaaaaagtcataaacttattgcactttcgccaattcggtcttaaattttttagttttgccaattaagccctaaatattttcacatttttgttaattgagtctatctggcCCAACCGATCGCTCGCGctgacatgaacaatttttcataatattttctttttcaaatatttatttattttcttttacttttatctttttctattttttttaatatggcgAGTGAGGGCCTGGCAACCCTCGCTGGCtacggttaaaaaaaaaaaagcgaagaagaaaagaaatataattgAAAAGGGTTTCtataaaaatcatgtgtcatcGCATTCTTCTTCCAAAACTAATCAAAAACCTACTATTGGAGAAATATCGGTAATGAAAGTTCGTGGTTGACGAAAGCAAAACATTAGTATTGCTCAAAAACATCATAATCCCAATTATTGCGCGAGCATCTGTCTAGTCATATATTATATTGAAAAGTACGATGACACGAGTTCAAACACCTAGAAATTAGGCCAAATATATTGCGAAAATGAAAACTAAATGGGCGTcaacattttttcattttggcatgAAAAACACGTGATTCATTCCCGTCTCGTTTGTTTAATTAATTGAATGAATGCTTAGTCCCCCAGAGTTTAGAGAGATGACACGTGGGAAAtctgaatctattgcaaaaataaataatttaaaaaatatatattttttaaataatcattgGTATCTgctgaaataattaatcaataggattattatcattatcgacaataattcatGTTACAGACGAtcatttacaattttttttatatcaaaatcagtcatttttcgagaaacaaacacaccttaaAATGTGTAGTAATTGCACGGAAGGAAAGCTTCATTAATCTGTCAAATGAGTAAGTAACATTGTGATTCCAATTGGCATTTGGATCAACCCTCTCTCAATCGAATGGAAGAAATTGACAAACACAGACAACGCCAGAACTCCTAATGAGCATTCTCTTCAAAAGATACAGTGGTTCCATAGGTGTAATGCAATGTGACTTGATGATCAAGGAAAGCAAAACAATCACGTCCTCGCGTACTTGCTGGTCACCAGCAACTTTTCTCCTGGAGGATTCAAGGCCACGCTGCGGACCCGGCATAGCCGACTTGAAGTTCCTGAGGAAGCAGACGGTATTTGATACCGACTTCTTCGAAGATTCTCTTCAGCTCCAGCACGAGTTCGGATCTCCGGCTGCTCCGGTCCCCGGGGTTTTGGAAATTTATCGTGTGGGTGACGAAGAGACCCATCTTCAACTTGTTGACATCCTCAATCTCCTTGACCACTACGCTGTGCTCCTTCTTCCAGTAGTTAGGCTTGCTTTCCAAGTACCTGATAGTTTTCCAACCAAGGATTGAAATTCCATGAGGAACTGTACATGTTTGTTCTGAAGAAGTATTTAGAAATGCTAACAATGATTAATGAACGGAAGAAAGCTCCACCACCAATCGATGatgtttcgattttttttttttccttgttagtAGTAGTGGCAATATAAAGAGGTTTAGGAAGGAGTAGACAGACATACTTCTTCACTTGCTCCTTTAAATCTGCAATCCTAGTAACTGAAGTAGAGAAATCGACGGTGAACTCGACAGAATCGCCCATATTGCCGCTCCTGTTGAAATTGCTAATCGGTTTGGTGGCCAGAACTGAGTTAGGGTAGTATATCTTTTCGCCATCATATCGCATGAAGGTCGTGGTCAAAATATCCATCTTCTTGACAACCAACTGTGAGGGATTAAGATGTCAGGCAAACAGGGGAATCGGCAACAAAAAGAAGTCATGCGGAGTCTCAGAACTAAGTAACAGACCTGCACTCCATCGATGACGCAACGATCTTCCACATCGAACGGATGTGTCACAAATATGAAGATGACGGCTTCAAACACGGTTCTGGCTGTGTTACCGAACATAAACACCACAAGCAAAAGCTGAGATGAGATAAAAATGAGTGTTTCCGTTGTCAAAAGTCCCATGATAAGTAACGACACGATGGTAATCACGACAAGCACGATTGCCGACACAAGCCTGTTCAGATCATCGATGACCGTATCCGCATCTTTTAAGGTGCAGGCGAGTAATTTCTTTTCCTGGTGAACAGTCTCCTGTAGAAAATTGACTATTTAGTCAAGTCCCTATGAATGTACCAATCAAAAACTAGGTCTGCctcagaaattttgaaattcagaAACTCCCTCAGATTCAGCTTGTTACATAGCTCCAGAGAACGTCACATTTGGAAGCATAAAATCGTGCATGTGGACCGGCATTTACCGAAAGACACCATGTAACTGGTGCCTGGTGGTGCAGTACTAATTCACAAGTTCTCAAAACGAGTCAACAATGTGGCGAGCTTAAGCATTTCTTTACAGAAATCGATTCTGGCCCTCGCCTAATCCAGGAGAGGGCCACAGCCATcgaccgggaccggaccggggTTGGACACGAAAAGAAATTTTGCTGATACTTTGTACATATCCTGAATTACCAAGTATGAACTTACCAGCCATTTCTCTAGAGTTGGCTCGTCGATCGTTCCATTACCCTCTGCCTCCGGTCCTTGAACCAAAGGGATGAATTTGGCAACATCCTCCTCCTTCATGAAGCTCCTGAGGTCTTCCCTTTTAATGCACCTAGTGAAACCATAGAGTACGTATCAGATACACATTTGTACAGCAAAATGTGCTAGAATGGGGAGAGATTTCTAGGCAGTATTGGCTTTCTCACCCCTTTCCCTTTCGATCTACATGCTTAAATATCTCCCTAGCAGTATCTGCAGCGTCTGAGCGAGTATGGATATCCTGATCTGGATGATCAAGGCTCCTGTCAAAGATAGATATCCCTAAGCCGGTAATACCGTTGATCAACCTCCTCATATTCCAGGCTGAAATTCGATGTCCATTCTTCAGGGTCACAATCTCCGCATCAATTACCTCCTCTAGCTTCTCTGTCACTCCATTGAAGCACTCCATGAAATTGAGCCGCCCTTTGATCTTGCCTTCCCGTTCCACCAAAGGGTTTCCCAAAAGGGTCTTGATCACATGTTGGTGATAGATGATCCCACGGATAGGCTCAAAGAACGCTTTGTAGTGAAAGGAAGCAGCAAGCAATTTTAAAAGCAGCGTTTTGATAAACCATATGGCAGCTCCTACGAGACAAGAAGCAAGAGCCCTTGTCACGCAACTTTGTATCTCCCTTGCGTGCGTCGATCTCTTCGATCCGTTGTATATCAGCAAACCCCAGACAGAAAGAACGAAAACTAACCAGATGAAGACTTGCACACTGTGCTTCAATCCATAGAGAAGGTACAAGACCTTCTCTTTGAGCCAGAGTTTCCCGTCAATCAAGAAACCCAAAGTGATCATCAAGAACTCACTTACTAACCGACCCGAAAAGATTGCCAACACCAGCACACACCATTTCCACAGCTCCAGCTCCCAAATATCTGTCTTTTGCAGCTTCTGAACTGTCAAGCTCGCGATCAGAAGCCCAGTGACACACGTAAATGCGACCCACTCGGCCAACTTAaccttttttttgaaattttcctggCAGCATACATGTTCATCACCTTCCGCCGCTGTTGGCTCTGACACAGGGTGTTGTGTCGTGTCCTGCACGGTTATTGGATAATCGTCTTTAGTAGCACCAGCACTTGTGCCATTGCGAGGCAATCCCACTTCGGGGGAACACCTGCGGGGAGACTGCGAATTCTTCAGTCGGGTCTTGTCGTCCTTGACTGAAGCAGCATCGATGGGACGCGGCAGTTCTTCAAATCCCGATTTGAGCTTCGAGGATGACAATGAACGCGGAAGGGACTTCTCGTCAGCAGGCTTAGCTTGTGTTGTGCTCGACGGAGGGATTCCCTGATCAGAAGGGCTTGTTACGTGGGAACTCTGCACTATGGACGGGACATTTTCGAGCTCTGTCGGCCCAGGATTTGGCGCCGGCGAAGAATCTTTATTTTGAGATTCGCTAGCTGCGAACATGAGAATCATATCATTTGTTTCCATGAAGGTTTCGCGCTCAACAATCGGTAAACAGAAATGACACTCTGACCCAAAAAGAGAGCTCTGAGTCAGCTGAACTCGACTGGATAAAAATCACAGGAagaagatcgaaaggaacgaccaaccagaaaagaaaaaagaagcagaGAAGAAACTGAGAGTGAGTCAGATCGAAACGATGAtggcgaaacaaacggagatTCACGGGGATATAAATAATAAGAGAAGAGGGATTTAGTTTTGAGCGAAGGTCCGCGGGAAATTCTATTCAAATGACCGTTAAAAGTCAACGTGGGACGTGCGATTGTTCGGTCCATTTAATATTGGATCGATCGACAGGCTGTGCGCTTATAAAATAAGACCGCGAAGAATTGTGATCTAATCATCCGATCATTATTTAGCAGATTAAACTAAATTTAGACAATAAAtctcaatttagtccaaaaagaaagggaaaattccatATAATGACCTGAAAtgccgtcattttctaaaataaggACACGAAATGGATCTcgtttcaaataatgacatgaattgtcctttttttcttaaataaagaccCGAAATGGATCtaattccaaataagagcttgaagtagttatatcattataaaaaaaaaaaatgtcatgacCTTACTGGCTCGTCAAGAGCATTTTCAtcctccataatttttttttattttttcctttattcaaaaaagaagaaaaggctagaactttaagaaaggaaaaaaaaaaaccaggctCTTCGCCAATAGCCATCGCCGCCCCATTAACGGTAGGGCATCGATGATGGCCAGCACCTTGGTTAGGGCTTgtcggcccttgcctagatttgggaGAGGGTTTGTAATGACCCGGCCCGATGATGGCGGGGAGTGGTCATTGAGGCTAGAGGGCCTTGACAAGGAACGACTCCTAGCGGGCATCTAGAATAATGGAGGGGCAGGAATGGACCGACGGAAGCAAAGCGATTATGAATATATATACTCTTGGAGGTGCTTTTTGATGTAATGATAATCCTTAGTTTTGAAACTCCAAAATTAAGTGTGTTCAAGTGGAGCACTTCTAGGATAGGTGACCTCTTGAGAATGTGCTCACTTGTACGCCAAATGATAAAATTGTGAGGCTTGGTAGGGCTggccaaagcggacaatacctTTGTTAGTTAATCCTTGGTTTCACAAGGTCGCGaccctctctctattctagcGAGGGCCTACTCGCCGGCAACCCGCCGACCATCACTATTGCCCCATGATGAGGTGGCCGCCATAGGCGGGagcctatatttttttttattctcttttaaAAACTAttgttctttttaatttgtAATATAATTTAAGTAAAATTCAAGTTAAAATTATCTTCGGATGAAAATACTCTTGATCAATCGAAATATTTAGCCAGGCGACCAagtcggacccttatttgaaacatccACGATCACCTCAAGTTGttatttgaaatataatttACCTTATatccttattttttgaaataagggtacttcaaattctcatttgaaaattttctcggAAGAAATGACGGGTGACCATATTGAGTTTAAGGCGAGATGTGTTCTCCCTTTTTTACCTCCACAcgtagagagaggagagaaatagATGGCCACGACACCAGTAACTCCCCCTTCCTTCTTGTGCTCACCCTTTTCGGCGATATctcccattttctaatttttc
This genomic interval from Rhodamnia argentea isolate NSW1041297 chromosome 4, ASM2092103v1, whole genome shotgun sequence contains the following:
- the LOC115756342 gene encoding mechanosensitive ion channel protein 10-like, with the translated sequence MEERRSLLEKKGTDEVVVRIPGSEYQTRGSSSRSNLDPRDAKNFQSVGQSSAQGVTQSGPTPSRPRVNPTGYSATKKFSPSPLMSKRRSRFEEPSWHSVVASVKDITQLKNSESSPSMGSPYSDASANATKDSVKSMRNVGQTPPWKAAEVEDDEHVYKAANSKVREMAGKKFIKIIIWIELAAFVCIMGLLIASLTVRKLKNTEIWHLELWKWCVQVLAIFCGRLVTDWLINTLVFLIEKEYLLKQKVLYFVYGLKDSVQTFTWLLFILLVWVLLMNYGVKRSMQETETLHYVTMALASCVVGAAIWLVKTLAIKLLASSFQCKRFFDRIQESLFHHYIVKTLSGPPLMEQEDKLYGRLSFKYIKGVAKKLEEVIDVEKLSKIDRNQISAWTMKGLVNVISDSSLGTSTLVGSLDQCCDEDAEQQNTEITSQSEAMAAADEIFKNVTKKSGHEYIEEKDLLRFMKKEDVDKFIHLVHGAAKTRRIYRSSLKDWLVSVYLERKSLAYSLNDTKTAIEELNRLVSAVVLVVIIIVSLLMMGVLTTQVLVFISSQVLVVAFMFGNTAKTVFEAIIFVFVMNPYDVGDRCVIDGVQMVVEEMNILTTVFVRNDGEMIFYPNSVLSTKPISNFYRSPNMSDSVEFTVDFSTSHDSITALRDEVKGYLEDRSHYWKKDHSIVFNEIEDLNKLKMTLHVTHTINFQNPGDRNIRRSELMWELKRIFEKLGIKYRLLPQEVRVSYTGSPPADARF
- the LOC115756343 gene encoding mechanosensitive ion channel protein 10-like, coding for METNDMILMFAASESQNKDSSPAPNPGPTELENVPSIVQSSHVTSPSDQGIPPSSTTQAKPADEKSLPRSLSSSKLKSGFEELPRPIDAASVKDDKTRLKNSQSPRRCSPEVGLPRNGTSAGATKDDYPITVQDTTQHPVSEPTAAEGDEHVCCQENFKKKVKLAEWVAFTCVTGLLIASLTVQKLQKTDIWELELWKWCVLVLAIFSGRLVSEFLMITLGFLIDGKLWLKEKVLYLLYGLKHSVQVFIWLVFVLSVWGLLIYNGSKRSTHAREIQSCVTRALASCLVGAAIWFIKTLLLKLLAASFHYKAFFEPIRGIIYHQHVIKTLLGNPLVEREGKIKGRLNFMECFNGVTEKLEEVIDAEIVTLKNGHRISAWNMRRLINGITGLGISIFDRSLDHPDQDIHTRSDAADTAREIFKHVDRKGKGCIKREDLRSFMKEEDVAKFIPLVQGPEAEGNGTIDEPTLEKWLVSSYLEKKLLACTLKDADTVIDDLNRLVSAIVLVVITIVSLLIMGLLTTETLIFISSQLLLVVFMFGNTARTVFEAVIFIFVTHPFDVEDRCVIDGVQLVVKKMDILTTTFMRYDGEKIYYPNSVLATKPISNFNRSGNMGDSVEFTVDFSTSVTRIADLKEQVKKYLESKPNYWKKEHSVVVKEIEDVNKLKMGLFVTHTINFQNPGDRSSRRSELVLELKRIFEEVGIKYRLLPQELQVGYAGSAAWP